One genomic window of Aethina tumida isolate Nest 87 chromosome 3, icAetTumi1.1, whole genome shotgun sequence includes the following:
- the LOC109602248 gene encoding formin-binding protein 1-like isoform X5: MSTIVETMNWGTELWDQYDNLSLHTLKGIDFLEKFGHFVKDRALIESEYATKLRRLVKSYQPKKKEEEEYQYTPCRAFKALMNEINDLAGQHEVVAEDLQANVIRELTALVKDLREERKKHLQEGQRLSQSLQLQIEYLHRAKKAYDKAFRESEKALDSFQKADADLNLSRAEVEKQRSNLSHKSQVCDAAKNEYAVQLQRTNELQKEHFNVSLPEVFRSLQELDEKRIRNIKNFIRSSVDIERNVFPIINKCLDGILKAGEIINEKEDTMLVIERYKSGFNPPEDFPFEDLSKGNSDSGSANNINNIAQSGKLKDGGYTVKGTITGKALKKRGGIFQIFGSRGLSEVCMAIKNAAISDGKEDLSDLPPNQRRKKLQLKIEELKAKVAQETAARDGLMKMKTVYEANPALGDPMSIEGQLNECYQRLDKFQNELKRHQGYYEEAVKSIQTGGGTNNGQNNSLTNSPRLTNGGAPHHRNSGGSAGEEESLSSCSNSPESGLGTSHTSLPGSDQYDGHGADPESEYYEADMLPAIGTCKALYPFEATSEGSIPMEQDEELHLIELDQGDGWTRVRRINGENEEGFVPTSYIETTLYNT, translated from the exons gAGACTAGTGAAGAGTTACCAACCGAAGAAGAAGGAGGAGGAGGAATATCA atacACACCATGCCGAGCTTTCAAAGCTTTAATGAACGAAATAAACGACTTGGCCGGACAACACGAAGTGGTCGCCGAAGACTTACAAGCCAACGTAATCAGAGAACTGACGGCATTAGTCAAAGATCTTCGTGAAGAACGAAAA AAACACCTGCAAGAAGGCCAGAGGTTATCGCAATCGTTACAACTGCAAATAGAGTATTTACATAGGGCGAAAAAGGCATACGACAAAGCGTTCAGGGAGTCGGAGAAGGCACTGGACAGTTTTCAGAAAGCCGACGCCGACCTTAATTTATCGCGGGCGGAA GTCGAGAAGCAACGATCGAACCTGTCGCACAAATCCCAAGTCTGTGATGCCGCCAAAAACGAATACGCCGTACAGTTGCAGAGGACGAACGAACTGCAGAAGGAACACTTCAACGTCAGTTTGCCGGAGGTGTTCCGGAGCCTGCAGGAATTGGACGAGAAACGGATAAGGAACATCAAGAACTTCATCAGGAGCTCGGTGGATATTGAACGGAACGTTTTCCCGATAATCAACAAATGTTTGGACGGTATACTAAAGGCTGGCGAAATAATTAACGAGAAAGAA GACACAATGTTAGTCATAGAGCGATACAAATCGGGTTTCAATCCACCGGAAGATTTCCCCTTCGAAGACCTGTCAAAAGGCAATAGTGATTCCGGTAGTgcaaacaatataaacaatatagcTCAAAGTGGGAAATTGAAGGATGGTGGCTACACGGTGAAAGGAACAATCACCGGCAAAGCGTTGAAGAAACGCGGTGgtattttccaaatatttggAAGTCGAGGG CTTTCAGAAGTCTGTATGGCGATAAAG AACGCTGCAATTTCTGATGGAAAGGAGGACTTAAGCGACCTGCCACCAAACCAGAGGCGGAAAAAGCTGCAACTTAAAATCGAGGAACTGAAAGCCAAAGTTGCACAAGAAACTGCGGCTCGAGATGGACTGATGAAAATGAAAACGGTTTATGAGGCAAATCCGGCCCTTGGTGATCCCATGTCGATAGAAG GTCAATTGAACGAGTGCTACCAACGATTGGACAAATtccaaaatgaattaaaacgcCATCAGGGGTACTACGAAGAGGCGGTGAAAAGCATTCAAACGGGTGGCGGCACGAACAACGGCCAGAACAATTCGCTGACAAACTCACCGCGGCTCACGAATGGCGGCGCCCCCCATCACAGGAACTCGGGAGGCAGCGCTGGCGAGGAGGAGTCGTTGAGCAG TTGTTCCAATAGCCCAGAAAGTGGACTGGGCACTTCGCACACGTCTTTGCCCGGGTCCGATCAGTACGACGGACACGGGGCAGATCCGGAAAGCGAATACTACGAGGCCGACATGCTACCAGCGATAGGAACCTGCAAAGCACTTTATCCCTTCGAAG cTACCAGTGAGGGTAGTATACCGATGGAACAGGACGAAGAACTACATTTAATAGAACTAGATCAAGGTGATGGATGGACAAGAGTAAGAAGAATAAATGGGGAAAACGAAGAAGGCTTCGTTCCAACTTCGTATATCGAAACAACTCTATACAATACTTAA
- the LOC109602248 gene encoding formin-binding protein 1-like isoform X4 → MSTIVETMNWGTELWDQYDNLSLHTLKGIDFLEKFGHFVKDRALIESEYATKLRRLVKSYQPKKKEEEEYQYTPCRAFKALMNEINDLAGQHEVVAEDLQANVIRELTALVKDLREERKKHLQEGQRLSQSLQLQIEYLHRAKKAYDKAFRESEKALDSFQKADADLNLSRAEVEKQRSNLSHKSQVCDAAKNEYAVQLQRTNELQKEHFNVSLPEVFRSLQELDEKRIRNIKNFIRSSVDIERNVFPIINKCLDGILKAGEIINEKEDTMLVIERYKSGFNPPEDFPFEDLSKGNSDSGSANNINNIAQSGKLKDGGYTVKGTITGKALKKRGGIFQIFGSRGEDLSDLPPNQRRKKLQLKIEELKAKVAQETAARDGLMKMKTVYEANPALGDPMSIEGQLNECYQRLDKFQNELKRHQGYYEEAVKSIQTGGGTNNGQNNSLTNSPRLTNGGAPHHRNSGGSAGEEESLSRSASDTSVTNPTLNHNKQSAPGTPQLNNHGCSNSPESGLGTSHTSLPGSDQYDGHGADPESEYYEADMLPAIGTCKALYPFEATSEGSIPMEQDEELHLIELDQGDGWTRVRRINGENEEGFVPTSYIETTLYNT, encoded by the exons gAGACTAGTGAAGAGTTACCAACCGAAGAAGAAGGAGGAGGAGGAATATCA atacACACCATGCCGAGCTTTCAAAGCTTTAATGAACGAAATAAACGACTTGGCCGGACAACACGAAGTGGTCGCCGAAGACTTACAAGCCAACGTAATCAGAGAACTGACGGCATTAGTCAAAGATCTTCGTGAAGAACGAAAA AAACACCTGCAAGAAGGCCAGAGGTTATCGCAATCGTTACAACTGCAAATAGAGTATTTACATAGGGCGAAAAAGGCATACGACAAAGCGTTCAGGGAGTCGGAGAAGGCACTGGACAGTTTTCAGAAAGCCGACGCCGACCTTAATTTATCGCGGGCGGAA GTCGAGAAGCAACGATCGAACCTGTCGCACAAATCCCAAGTCTGTGATGCCGCCAAAAACGAATACGCCGTACAGTTGCAGAGGACGAACGAACTGCAGAAGGAACACTTCAACGTCAGTTTGCCGGAGGTGTTCCGGAGCCTGCAGGAATTGGACGAGAAACGGATAAGGAACATCAAGAACTTCATCAGGAGCTCGGTGGATATTGAACGGAACGTTTTCCCGATAATCAACAAATGTTTGGACGGTATACTAAAGGCTGGCGAAATAATTAACGAGAAAGAA GACACAATGTTAGTCATAGAGCGATACAAATCGGGTTTCAATCCACCGGAAGATTTCCCCTTCGAAGACCTGTCAAAAGGCAATAGTGATTCCGGTAGTgcaaacaatataaacaatatagcTCAAAGTGGGAAATTGAAGGATGGTGGCTACACGGTGAAAGGAACAATCACCGGCAAAGCGTTGAAGAAACGCGGTGgtattttccaaatatttggAAGTCGAGGG GAGGACTTAAGCGACCTGCCACCAAACCAGAGGCGGAAAAAGCTGCAACTTAAAATCGAGGAACTGAAAGCCAAAGTTGCACAAGAAACTGCGGCTCGAGATGGACTGATGAAAATGAAAACGGTTTATGAGGCAAATCCGGCCCTTGGTGATCCCATGTCGATAGAAG GTCAATTGAACGAGTGCTACCAACGATTGGACAAATtccaaaatgaattaaaacgcCATCAGGGGTACTACGAAGAGGCGGTGAAAAGCATTCAAACGGGTGGCGGCACGAACAACGGCCAGAACAATTCGCTGACAAACTCACCGCGGCTCACGAATGGCGGCGCCCCCCATCACAGGAACTCGGGAGGCAGCGCTGGCGAGGAGGAGTCGTTGAGCAGGTCGGCGAGCGACACTAGCGTTACGAATCCCACGCTCAACCATAACAAACAGTCTGCACCCGGCACGCCTCAGCTTAACAACCACGG TTGTTCCAATAGCCCAGAAAGTGGACTGGGCACTTCGCACACGTCTTTGCCCGGGTCCGATCAGTACGACGGACACGGGGCAGATCCGGAAAGCGAATACTACGAGGCCGACATGCTACCAGCGATAGGAACCTGCAAAGCACTTTATCCCTTCGAAG cTACCAGTGAGGGTAGTATACCGATGGAACAGGACGAAGAACTACATTTAATAGAACTAGATCAAGGTGATGGATGGACAAGAGTAAGAAGAATAAATGGGGAAAACGAAGAAGGCTTCGTTCCAACTTCGTATATCGAAACAACTCTATACAATACTTAA
- the LOC109602248 gene encoding formin-binding protein 1-like isoform X2 — MSTIVETMNWGTELWDQYDNLSLHTLKGIDFLEKFGHFVKDRALIESEYATKLRRLVKSYQPKKKEEEEYQYTPCRAFKALMNEINDLAGQHEVVAEDLQANVIRELTALVKDLREERKKHLQEGQRLSQSLQLQIEYLHRAKKAYDKAFRESEKALDSFQKADADLNLSRAEVEKQRSNLSHKSQVCDAAKNEYAVQLQRTNELQKEHFNVSLPEVFRSLQELDEKRIRNIKNFIRSSVDIERNVFPIINKCLDGILKAGEIINEKEDTMLVIERYKSGFNPPEDFPFEDLSKGNSDSGSANNINNIAQSGKLKDGGYTVKGTITGKALKKRGGIFQIFGSRGLSEVCMAIKNAAISDGKEDLSDLPPNQRRKKLQLKIEELKAKVAQETAARDGLMKMKTVYEANPALGDPMSIEGQLNECYQRLDKFQNELKRHQGYYEEAVKSIQTGGGTNNGQNNSLTNSPRLTNGGAPHHRNSGGSAGEEESLSRSASDTSVTNPTLNHNKQSAPGTPQLNNHGPESGLGTSHTSLPGSDQYDGHGADPESEYYEADMLPAIGTCKALYPFEATSEGSIPMEQDEELHLIELDQGDGWTRVRRINGENEEGFVPTSYIETTLYNT, encoded by the exons gAGACTAGTGAAGAGTTACCAACCGAAGAAGAAGGAGGAGGAGGAATATCA atacACACCATGCCGAGCTTTCAAAGCTTTAATGAACGAAATAAACGACTTGGCCGGACAACACGAAGTGGTCGCCGAAGACTTACAAGCCAACGTAATCAGAGAACTGACGGCATTAGTCAAAGATCTTCGTGAAGAACGAAAA AAACACCTGCAAGAAGGCCAGAGGTTATCGCAATCGTTACAACTGCAAATAGAGTATTTACATAGGGCGAAAAAGGCATACGACAAAGCGTTCAGGGAGTCGGAGAAGGCACTGGACAGTTTTCAGAAAGCCGACGCCGACCTTAATTTATCGCGGGCGGAA GTCGAGAAGCAACGATCGAACCTGTCGCACAAATCCCAAGTCTGTGATGCCGCCAAAAACGAATACGCCGTACAGTTGCAGAGGACGAACGAACTGCAGAAGGAACACTTCAACGTCAGTTTGCCGGAGGTGTTCCGGAGCCTGCAGGAATTGGACGAGAAACGGATAAGGAACATCAAGAACTTCATCAGGAGCTCGGTGGATATTGAACGGAACGTTTTCCCGATAATCAACAAATGTTTGGACGGTATACTAAAGGCTGGCGAAATAATTAACGAGAAAGAA GACACAATGTTAGTCATAGAGCGATACAAATCGGGTTTCAATCCACCGGAAGATTTCCCCTTCGAAGACCTGTCAAAAGGCAATAGTGATTCCGGTAGTgcaaacaatataaacaatatagcTCAAAGTGGGAAATTGAAGGATGGTGGCTACACGGTGAAAGGAACAATCACCGGCAAAGCGTTGAAGAAACGCGGTGgtattttccaaatatttggAAGTCGAGGG CTTTCAGAAGTCTGTATGGCGATAAAG AACGCTGCAATTTCTGATGGAAAGGAGGACTTAAGCGACCTGCCACCAAACCAGAGGCGGAAAAAGCTGCAACTTAAAATCGAGGAACTGAAAGCCAAAGTTGCACAAGAAACTGCGGCTCGAGATGGACTGATGAAAATGAAAACGGTTTATGAGGCAAATCCGGCCCTTGGTGATCCCATGTCGATAGAAG GTCAATTGAACGAGTGCTACCAACGATTGGACAAATtccaaaatgaattaaaacgcCATCAGGGGTACTACGAAGAGGCGGTGAAAAGCATTCAAACGGGTGGCGGCACGAACAACGGCCAGAACAATTCGCTGACAAACTCACCGCGGCTCACGAATGGCGGCGCCCCCCATCACAGGAACTCGGGAGGCAGCGCTGGCGAGGAGGAGTCGTTGAGCAGGTCGGCGAGCGACACTAGCGTTACGAATCCCACGCTCAACCATAACAAACAGTCTGCACCCGGCACGCCTCAGCTTAACAACCACGG CCCAGAAAGTGGACTGGGCACTTCGCACACGTCTTTGCCCGGGTCCGATCAGTACGACGGACACGGGGCAGATCCGGAAAGCGAATACTACGAGGCCGACATGCTACCAGCGATAGGAACCTGCAAAGCACTTTATCCCTTCGAAG cTACCAGTGAGGGTAGTATACCGATGGAACAGGACGAAGAACTACATTTAATAGAACTAGATCAAGGTGATGGATGGACAAGAGTAAGAAGAATAAATGGGGAAAACGAAGAAGGCTTCGTTCCAACTTCGTATATCGAAACAACTCTATACAATACTTAA
- the LOC109602248 gene encoding formin-binding protein 1-like isoform X1, with product MSTIVETMNWGTELWDQYDNLSLHTLKGIDFLEKFGHFVKDRALIESEYATKLRRLVKSYQPKKKEEEEYQYTPCRAFKALMNEINDLAGQHEVVAEDLQANVIRELTALVKDLREERKKHLQEGQRLSQSLQLQIEYLHRAKKAYDKAFRESEKALDSFQKADADLNLSRAEVEKQRSNLSHKSQVCDAAKNEYAVQLQRTNELQKEHFNVSLPEVFRSLQELDEKRIRNIKNFIRSSVDIERNVFPIINKCLDGILKAGEIINEKEDTMLVIERYKSGFNPPEDFPFEDLSKGNSDSGSANNINNIAQSGKLKDGGYTVKGTITGKALKKRGGIFQIFGSRGLSEVCMAIKNAAISDGKEDLSDLPPNQRRKKLQLKIEELKAKVAQETAARDGLMKMKTVYEANPALGDPMSIEGQLNECYQRLDKFQNELKRHQGYYEEAVKSIQTGGGTNNGQNNSLTNSPRLTNGGAPHHRNSGGSAGEEESLSRSASDTSVTNPTLNHNKQSAPGTPQLNNHGCSNSPESGLGTSHTSLPGSDQYDGHGADPESEYYEADMLPAIGTCKALYPFEATSEGSIPMEQDEELHLIELDQGDGWTRVRRINGENEEGFVPTSYIETTLYNT from the exons gAGACTAGTGAAGAGTTACCAACCGAAGAAGAAGGAGGAGGAGGAATATCA atacACACCATGCCGAGCTTTCAAAGCTTTAATGAACGAAATAAACGACTTGGCCGGACAACACGAAGTGGTCGCCGAAGACTTACAAGCCAACGTAATCAGAGAACTGACGGCATTAGTCAAAGATCTTCGTGAAGAACGAAAA AAACACCTGCAAGAAGGCCAGAGGTTATCGCAATCGTTACAACTGCAAATAGAGTATTTACATAGGGCGAAAAAGGCATACGACAAAGCGTTCAGGGAGTCGGAGAAGGCACTGGACAGTTTTCAGAAAGCCGACGCCGACCTTAATTTATCGCGGGCGGAA GTCGAGAAGCAACGATCGAACCTGTCGCACAAATCCCAAGTCTGTGATGCCGCCAAAAACGAATACGCCGTACAGTTGCAGAGGACGAACGAACTGCAGAAGGAACACTTCAACGTCAGTTTGCCGGAGGTGTTCCGGAGCCTGCAGGAATTGGACGAGAAACGGATAAGGAACATCAAGAACTTCATCAGGAGCTCGGTGGATATTGAACGGAACGTTTTCCCGATAATCAACAAATGTTTGGACGGTATACTAAAGGCTGGCGAAATAATTAACGAGAAAGAA GACACAATGTTAGTCATAGAGCGATACAAATCGGGTTTCAATCCACCGGAAGATTTCCCCTTCGAAGACCTGTCAAAAGGCAATAGTGATTCCGGTAGTgcaaacaatataaacaatatagcTCAAAGTGGGAAATTGAAGGATGGTGGCTACACGGTGAAAGGAACAATCACCGGCAAAGCGTTGAAGAAACGCGGTGgtattttccaaatatttggAAGTCGAGGG CTTTCAGAAGTCTGTATGGCGATAAAG AACGCTGCAATTTCTGATGGAAAGGAGGACTTAAGCGACCTGCCACCAAACCAGAGGCGGAAAAAGCTGCAACTTAAAATCGAGGAACTGAAAGCCAAAGTTGCACAAGAAACTGCGGCTCGAGATGGACTGATGAAAATGAAAACGGTTTATGAGGCAAATCCGGCCCTTGGTGATCCCATGTCGATAGAAG GTCAATTGAACGAGTGCTACCAACGATTGGACAAATtccaaaatgaattaaaacgcCATCAGGGGTACTACGAAGAGGCGGTGAAAAGCATTCAAACGGGTGGCGGCACGAACAACGGCCAGAACAATTCGCTGACAAACTCACCGCGGCTCACGAATGGCGGCGCCCCCCATCACAGGAACTCGGGAGGCAGCGCTGGCGAGGAGGAGTCGTTGAGCAGGTCGGCGAGCGACACTAGCGTTACGAATCCCACGCTCAACCATAACAAACAGTCTGCACCCGGCACGCCTCAGCTTAACAACCACGG TTGTTCCAATAGCCCAGAAAGTGGACTGGGCACTTCGCACACGTCTTTGCCCGGGTCCGATCAGTACGACGGACACGGGGCAGATCCGGAAAGCGAATACTACGAGGCCGACATGCTACCAGCGATAGGAACCTGCAAAGCACTTTATCCCTTCGAAG cTACCAGTGAGGGTAGTATACCGATGGAACAGGACGAAGAACTACATTTAATAGAACTAGATCAAGGTGATGGATGGACAAGAGTAAGAAGAATAAATGGGGAAAACGAAGAAGGCTTCGTTCCAACTTCGTATATCGAAACAACTCTATACAATACTTAA
- the LOC109602248 gene encoding formin-binding protein 1-like isoform X3 has translation MSTIVETMNWGTELWDQYDNLSLHTLKGIDFLEKFGHFVKDRALIESEYATKLRRLVKSYQPKKKEEEEYQYTPCRAFKALMNEINDLAGQHEVVAEDLQANVIRELTALVKDLREERKKHLQEGQRLSQSLQLQIEYLHRAKKAYDKAFRESEKALDSFQKADADLNLSRAEVEKQRSNLSHKSQVCDAAKNEYAVQLQRTNELQKEHFNVSLPEVFRSLQELDEKRIRNIKNFIRSSVDIERNVFPIINKCLDGILKAGEIINEKEDTMLVIERYKSGFNPPEDFPFEDLSKGNSDSGSANNINNIAQSGKLKDGGYTVKGTITGKALKKRGGIFQIFGSRGNAAISDGKEDLSDLPPNQRRKKLQLKIEELKAKVAQETAARDGLMKMKTVYEANPALGDPMSIEGQLNECYQRLDKFQNELKRHQGYYEEAVKSIQTGGGTNNGQNNSLTNSPRLTNGGAPHHRNSGGSAGEEESLSRSASDTSVTNPTLNHNKQSAPGTPQLNNHGCSNSPESGLGTSHTSLPGSDQYDGHGADPESEYYEADMLPAIGTCKALYPFEATSEGSIPMEQDEELHLIELDQGDGWTRVRRINGENEEGFVPTSYIETTLYNT, from the exons gAGACTAGTGAAGAGTTACCAACCGAAGAAGAAGGAGGAGGAGGAATATCA atacACACCATGCCGAGCTTTCAAAGCTTTAATGAACGAAATAAACGACTTGGCCGGACAACACGAAGTGGTCGCCGAAGACTTACAAGCCAACGTAATCAGAGAACTGACGGCATTAGTCAAAGATCTTCGTGAAGAACGAAAA AAACACCTGCAAGAAGGCCAGAGGTTATCGCAATCGTTACAACTGCAAATAGAGTATTTACATAGGGCGAAAAAGGCATACGACAAAGCGTTCAGGGAGTCGGAGAAGGCACTGGACAGTTTTCAGAAAGCCGACGCCGACCTTAATTTATCGCGGGCGGAA GTCGAGAAGCAACGATCGAACCTGTCGCACAAATCCCAAGTCTGTGATGCCGCCAAAAACGAATACGCCGTACAGTTGCAGAGGACGAACGAACTGCAGAAGGAACACTTCAACGTCAGTTTGCCGGAGGTGTTCCGGAGCCTGCAGGAATTGGACGAGAAACGGATAAGGAACATCAAGAACTTCATCAGGAGCTCGGTGGATATTGAACGGAACGTTTTCCCGATAATCAACAAATGTTTGGACGGTATACTAAAGGCTGGCGAAATAATTAACGAGAAAGAA GACACAATGTTAGTCATAGAGCGATACAAATCGGGTTTCAATCCACCGGAAGATTTCCCCTTCGAAGACCTGTCAAAAGGCAATAGTGATTCCGGTAGTgcaaacaatataaacaatatagcTCAAAGTGGGAAATTGAAGGATGGTGGCTACACGGTGAAAGGAACAATCACCGGCAAAGCGTTGAAGAAACGCGGTGgtattttccaaatatttggAAGTCGAGGG AACGCTGCAATTTCTGATGGAAAGGAGGACTTAAGCGACCTGCCACCAAACCAGAGGCGGAAAAAGCTGCAACTTAAAATCGAGGAACTGAAAGCCAAAGTTGCACAAGAAACTGCGGCTCGAGATGGACTGATGAAAATGAAAACGGTTTATGAGGCAAATCCGGCCCTTGGTGATCCCATGTCGATAGAAG GTCAATTGAACGAGTGCTACCAACGATTGGACAAATtccaaaatgaattaaaacgcCATCAGGGGTACTACGAAGAGGCGGTGAAAAGCATTCAAACGGGTGGCGGCACGAACAACGGCCAGAACAATTCGCTGACAAACTCACCGCGGCTCACGAATGGCGGCGCCCCCCATCACAGGAACTCGGGAGGCAGCGCTGGCGAGGAGGAGTCGTTGAGCAGGTCGGCGAGCGACACTAGCGTTACGAATCCCACGCTCAACCATAACAAACAGTCTGCACCCGGCACGCCTCAGCTTAACAACCACGG TTGTTCCAATAGCCCAGAAAGTGGACTGGGCACTTCGCACACGTCTTTGCCCGGGTCCGATCAGTACGACGGACACGGGGCAGATCCGGAAAGCGAATACTACGAGGCCGACATGCTACCAGCGATAGGAACCTGCAAAGCACTTTATCCCTTCGAAG cTACCAGTGAGGGTAGTATACCGATGGAACAGGACGAAGAACTACATTTAATAGAACTAGATCAAGGTGATGGATGGACAAGAGTAAGAAGAATAAATGGGGAAAACGAAGAAGGCTTCGTTCCAACTTCGTATATCGAAACAACTCTATACAATACTTAA
- the LOC109602248 gene encoding formin-binding protein 1-like isoform X6 yields the protein MSTIVETMNWGTELWDQYDNLSLHTLKGIDFLEKFGHFVKDRALIESEYATKLRRLVKSYQPKKKEEEEYQYTPCRAFKALMNEINDLAGQHEVVAEDLQANVIRELTALVKDLREERKKHLQEGQRLSQSLQLQIEYLHRAKKAYDKAFRESEKALDSFQKADADLNLSRAEVEKQRSNLSHKSQVCDAAKNEYAVQLQRTNELQKEHFNVSLPEVFRSLQELDEKRIRNIKNFIRSSVDIERNVFPIINKCLDGILKAGEIINEKEDTMLVIERYKSGFNPPEDFPFEDLSKGNSDSGSANNINNIAQSGKLKDGGYTVKGTITGKALKKRGGIFQIFGSRGLSEVCMAIKNAAISDGKEDLSDLPPNQRRKKLQLKIEELKAKVAQETAARDGLMKMKTVYEANPALGDPMSIEGQLNECYQRLDKFQNELKRHQGYYEEAVKSIQTGGGTNNGQNNSLTNSPRLTNGGAPHHRNSGGSAGEEESLSSPESGLGTSHTSLPGSDQYDGHGADPESEYYEADMLPAIGTCKALYPFEATSEGSIPMEQDEELHLIELDQGDGWTRVRRINGENEEGFVPTSYIETTLYNT from the exons gAGACTAGTGAAGAGTTACCAACCGAAGAAGAAGGAGGAGGAGGAATATCA atacACACCATGCCGAGCTTTCAAAGCTTTAATGAACGAAATAAACGACTTGGCCGGACAACACGAAGTGGTCGCCGAAGACTTACAAGCCAACGTAATCAGAGAACTGACGGCATTAGTCAAAGATCTTCGTGAAGAACGAAAA AAACACCTGCAAGAAGGCCAGAGGTTATCGCAATCGTTACAACTGCAAATAGAGTATTTACATAGGGCGAAAAAGGCATACGACAAAGCGTTCAGGGAGTCGGAGAAGGCACTGGACAGTTTTCAGAAAGCCGACGCCGACCTTAATTTATCGCGGGCGGAA GTCGAGAAGCAACGATCGAACCTGTCGCACAAATCCCAAGTCTGTGATGCCGCCAAAAACGAATACGCCGTACAGTTGCAGAGGACGAACGAACTGCAGAAGGAACACTTCAACGTCAGTTTGCCGGAGGTGTTCCGGAGCCTGCAGGAATTGGACGAGAAACGGATAAGGAACATCAAGAACTTCATCAGGAGCTCGGTGGATATTGAACGGAACGTTTTCCCGATAATCAACAAATGTTTGGACGGTATACTAAAGGCTGGCGAAATAATTAACGAGAAAGAA GACACAATGTTAGTCATAGAGCGATACAAATCGGGTTTCAATCCACCGGAAGATTTCCCCTTCGAAGACCTGTCAAAAGGCAATAGTGATTCCGGTAGTgcaaacaatataaacaatatagcTCAAAGTGGGAAATTGAAGGATGGTGGCTACACGGTGAAAGGAACAATCACCGGCAAAGCGTTGAAGAAACGCGGTGgtattttccaaatatttggAAGTCGAGGG CTTTCAGAAGTCTGTATGGCGATAAAG AACGCTGCAATTTCTGATGGAAAGGAGGACTTAAGCGACCTGCCACCAAACCAGAGGCGGAAAAAGCTGCAACTTAAAATCGAGGAACTGAAAGCCAAAGTTGCACAAGAAACTGCGGCTCGAGATGGACTGATGAAAATGAAAACGGTTTATGAGGCAAATCCGGCCCTTGGTGATCCCATGTCGATAGAAG GTCAATTGAACGAGTGCTACCAACGATTGGACAAATtccaaaatgaattaaaacgcCATCAGGGGTACTACGAAGAGGCGGTGAAAAGCATTCAAACGGGTGGCGGCACGAACAACGGCCAGAACAATTCGCTGACAAACTCACCGCGGCTCACGAATGGCGGCGCCCCCCATCACAGGAACTCGGGAGGCAGCGCTGGCGAGGAGGAGTCGTTGAGCAG CCCAGAAAGTGGACTGGGCACTTCGCACACGTCTTTGCCCGGGTCCGATCAGTACGACGGACACGGGGCAGATCCGGAAAGCGAATACTACGAGGCCGACATGCTACCAGCGATAGGAACCTGCAAAGCACTTTATCCCTTCGAAG cTACCAGTGAGGGTAGTATACCGATGGAACAGGACGAAGAACTACATTTAATAGAACTAGATCAAGGTGATGGATGGACAAGAGTAAGAAGAATAAATGGGGAAAACGAAGAAGGCTTCGTTCCAACTTCGTATATCGAAACAACTCTATACAATACTTAA